Proteins co-encoded in one Nicotiana sylvestris chromosome 7, ASM39365v2, whole genome shotgun sequence genomic window:
- the LOC104239665 gene encoding sucrose synthase produces MAERVLTRVHSLRERLDATLAAHRNEILLFLSRIESHGKGILKPHQLLAEFDSIHKEDKNKLNDHAFEEVLKSTQEAIVLSPWVALAIRLRPGVWEYVRVNVNALVVEELTVPEYLQFKEELVNGTSHDNFVLELDFEPFTASFPKPTLTKSIGNGVEFLNRHLSAKMFHDKESMTPLLEFLRVHHYKGKTMMLNDRIQDLNTLQNVLRKAEEYLTTLSPETSYSAFEHKFQEIGLERGWGDTAERVLEMICMLLDLLEAPDSCTLEKFLGRIPMVFNVVILSPHGYFAQENVLGYPDTGGQVVYILDQVPALEREMLKRIKEQGLDIKPRILIVTRLLPDAVGTTCGQRLEKVFGTEHSHILRVPFRTEKGIVRKWISRFEVWPYMETFTEDVAKEIAAELQAKPDLIIGNYSEGNLAASLLAHKLGVTQCTIAHALEKTKYPDSDIYLKKFDEKYHFSAQFTADLIAMNHTDFIITSTFQEIAGSKDTVGQYESHMAFTMPGLYRVVHGIDVFDPKFNIVSPGADMNLYFPYYEKEKRLTAYHPEIEELLFSDVENDEHMCVLKNRNKPIIFTMARLDRVKNLTGLVELYAKNPQLRELVNLVVVGGDRRKESKDLEEQAEMKKMYELIKTHNLNGQFRWISSQMNRVRNGELYRYIADTRGAFVQPAFYEAFGLTVVEAMTCGLPTFATNHGGPAEIIVHGKSGFHIDPYHGDQAAELLADFFEKCKKEPSHWEAISEGGLKRIQEKYTWQIYSDRLLTLAAVYGFWKHVSKLDRLEIRRYLEMFYALKFRKLAEAVPLAVE; encoded by the exons ATGGCGGAACGTGTGCTGACTCGTGTTCATAGCCTTCGTGAACGTCTTGATGCTACTTTGGCTGCTCATCGCAATGAGATTTTGCTGTTTCTTTCAAG GATTGAAAGCCATGGAAAAGGGATACTGAAACCTCACCAGTTGCTGGCTGAATTTGATTCAATTCACAAAGAAGACAAAAACAAACTGAATGATCATGCTTTTGAAGAAGTCCTGAAATCCACTCAG GAAGCAATTGTTTTGTCCCCTTGGGTTGCGCTTGCCATTCGTCTGAGGCCTGGTGTGTGGGAATACGTTCGTGTGAATGTCAACGCTCTTGTTGTTGAGGAGCTTACCGTGCCTGAGTATTTGCAATTCAAGGAAGAACTTGTTAATGGAAC CTCGCACGATAACTTTGTTCTTGAGTTGGATTTTGAGCCCTTCACTGCATCATTTCCAAAACCAACCCTCACCAAATCAATTGGAAATGGAGTTGAATTCCTTAACCGACACCTCTCTGCCAAAATGTTCCATGACAAGGAAAGCATGACCCCTCTTCTCGAGTTTCTTCGAGTTCACCACTACAAGGGCAAG ACAATGATGCTGAATGACAGAATTCAGGACTTAAATACTCTCCAAAATGTCCTAAGGAAAGCTGAGGAATACCTCACTACCCTTTCCCCTGAAACTTCATACTCGGCATTTGAGCACAAGTTCCAAGAAATTGGCTTGGAGAGGGGTTGGGGTGACACTGCGGAGCGTGTTCTAGAGATGATCTGCATGCTCCTGGATCTCCTCGAGGCTCCTGACTCGTGCACGCTTGAGAAGTTCCTTGGTAGAATTCCAATGGTTTTTAATGTGGTCATACTTTCACCCCATGGTTATTTCGCCCAGGAAAATGTCTTGGGTTACCCCGACACTGGTGGCCAG GTTGTCTATATTTTGGATCAAGTTCCTGCTTTGGAGCGTGAGATGCTCAAGCGCATAAAGGAGCAAGGACTTGACATCAAACCGCGTATTCTTATT GTTACTCGGCTGCTGCCTGATGCGGTTGGTACCACTTGTGGTCAGAGGCTGGAGAAAGTGTTTGGAACAGAGCACTCACACATTCTTAGGGTCCCCTTTAGGACCGAGAAGGGCATTGTTCGCAAATGGATCTCTCGCTTTGAAGTCTGGCCATACATGGAGACATTCACTGAG GATGTGGCGAAAGAAATTGCTGCAGAATTGCAGGCTAAGCCAGATCTTATCATTGGCAATTATAGTGAGGGCAACCTTGCTGCCTCCTTGTTGGCTCACAAATTAGGTGTAACACAG TGCACGATAGCTCATGCTTTGGAGAAAACAAAATATCCTGATTCTGATATCTACTTGAAGAAATTTGATGAAAAATACCATTTCTCAGCCCAGTTTACTGCCGATCTTATTGCAATGAATCACACCGATTTCATCATCACCAGCACTTTCCAGGAGATAGCGGGAAG CAAGGACACTGTTGGACAGTACGAGAGCCACATGGCGTTCACAATGCCTGGACTGTATAGAGTTGTTCACGGCATTGATGTGTTTGACCCCAAATTCAACATTGTGTCACCAGGAGCTGATATGAATCTCTATTTCCCATACTACGAGAAGGAAAAGAGATTGACAGCATATCACCCTGAAATTGAGGAGCTGCTGTTTAGTGATGTTGAGAATGACGAACACAT GTGTGTGCTGAAGAACAGGAATAAGCCTATCATATTCACTATGGCTAGATTGGATCGAGTGAAGAACTTAACTGGACTTGTCGAGCTGTACGCCAAGAACCCACAGCTAAGGGAGTTGGTTAACCTTGTCGTGGTTGGAGGAGACCGAAGGAAAGAATCCAAAGACTTGGAAGAACAGGCAGAGATGAAGAAGATGTACGAACTTATAAAGACTCACAATTTGAACGGCCAATTCCGGTGGATTTCTTCCCAGATGAACCGCGTGAGGAATGGCGAACTCTACAGGTACATTGCCGATACTAGGGGAGCTTTCGTGCAGCCTGCATTTTACGAGGCTTTTGGTTTGACTGTTGTTGAGGCCATGACCTGTGGTTTGCCTACATTTGCAACTAATCACGGTGGTCCAGCTGAGATCATCGTTCACGGGAAATCTGGTTTCCACATTGATCCATACCACGGGGATCAGGCAGCTGAACTTCTCGCTGATTTCTTTGAGAAATGTAAGAAAGAACCTTCGCATTGGGAAGCCATTTCCGAGGGCGGCCTTAAGCGTATACAGGAGAA GTACACATGGCAAATCTACTCGGATCGGTTGTTGACACTGGCTGCTGTATATGGATTCTGGAAGCATGTTTCCAAGCTTGATCGTCTTGAAATTCGCCGTTATCTTGAAATGTTCTATGCTCTCAAATTCCGCAAGCTG GCTGAAGCAGTTCCATTGGCTGTTGAGTAA